In Candida dubliniensis CD36 chromosome 6, complete sequence, the following are encoded in one genomic region:
- a CDS encoding phenylacrylic acid decarboxylase, putaytive (Similar to S. cerevisiae PAD1;~In S. cerevisiae: phenylacrylic acid decarboxylase, confers resistance to cinnamic acid, decarboxylates aromatic carboxylic acids to the corresponding vinyl derivatives) encodes MIARVCLKRPNALPIFSISSRKYSIDYEKVNNSVYNNVIIPKRIVLAITGATGTQIGVRLLEILKELGVETHLVMSKWGIATLKYETDYQVDYVTSLATKTYSARDVTAPISSGSFVHDGMIVAPCSMKSLSAIRTGFTEDLIVRAADVSLKERRKLLLVARETPLSDIHLDNMLYLSRMGVIIFPPVPAFYTKPKTVDDIIEQTCGRILDNFGINIDTFERWDGINHK; translated from the coding sequence ATGATTGCAAGAGTTTGTTTGAAAAGACCAAATGCTTTACCCATTTTTCTGATTTCATCGAGAAAGTATTCCATTGATTATGAAAAAGTCAATAACTCGGTATATAACAATGTCATCATACCCAAAAGAATAGTCTTGGCAATTACTGGTGCCACGGGAACCCAAATAGGAGTGAGATTATTAgaaatattgaaagaaCTAGGAGTGGAAACCCATTTGGTGATGTCTAAATGGGGGATTGCCACTTTGAAATATGAAACTGATTATCAAGTTGATTATGTCACGTCCTTAGCTACAAAAACATATTCTGCAAGGGATGTAACAGCACCAATATCTTCAGGGTCATTTGTTCACGACGGAATGATTGTTGCTCCTTGTTCAATGAAATCACTTTCAGCTATTAGAACTGGTTTCACTGAAGATTTGATAGTCAGAGCAGCTGATGTTTCCTTAAAGGAAAGACGtaaattgttattggttGCTCGAGAAACTCCTCTTTCCGATATTCATTTGGATAATATGCTTTATTTACTGCGAATGGGGGTGATAATATTCCCGCCAGTACCAGCATTTTatacaaaaccaaaaactgttgatgatattattgaGCAAACATGTGGAAGAATATTAGATAATTTCGGAATTAACATAGACACGTTTGAGAGATGGGATGGAATCAATCATAAATAG
- a CDS encoding nucleolar GTP-binding protein, putative (Similar to S. cerevisiae NOG2;~In S. cerevisiae: putative GTPase that associates with pre-60S ribosomal subunits in the nucleolus and is required for their nuclear export and maturation;~spliced gene): protein MGTQKKEKQRRVRENDTRDGNLRVKGENFYRDAKKVKHLNMYKQGRAIRNKKGEIIKAADLQSTDIPNARVDPNRKWFGNTRVIAQDALTHFREAMGEKSKDSYQVLLKRNKLPMSLLDEKDTTESPTAKIIETESYSSTFGPKQQRKKPRVAASSLEDLINAAEADSTQFQEKQELNSTLGLMGGSILDKDDFTQEAKEAIFHKGQSKRIWNELYKVIDSSDVVIHVLDARDPIGTRCESVEKYIRDECPHKHLIYVLNKCDLVPTWVAAAWVKHLSKSFPTLAFHASITNSFGKGSLIQLLRQFSTLHSDRKQISVGFIGYPNTGKSSIINTLRKKKVCQVAPIPGETKVWQYITLMKRIFLIDCPGIVPPSSKDTEADILFRGVVRVEHVSNPEQYIPDMLQKCERKHLERTYEIKGWSKFEEDESLLERASTEFIELIARKQGRLLKGGEPDESGVSKQILNDFNRGKIPWFVPPPKDEEKDEDKTGEDKKIGYKRKRQEREAAEKEQHDQDDREEEQDEDENNKELKKAKLEE from the exons ATGGGTACTcaaaagaaggaaaagcAAAGAAGGGTAAGGGAGAATGATACCAGAGATGGTAATCTTCGAGTTAAAGGAGAGAATTTTTATCGTGATGCCAAAAAAGTGAAACATTTGAATATGTATAAACAAGGAAGAGCCATTCGTAATAAGAAGGGGGAAATAATAAAAGCTGCTGATTTGCAAAGTACAGATATACCAAATGCAAGAGTTGATCCCAATAGGAAATGGTTTGGAAACACAAGAGTGATTGCTCAGGATGCTTTAACCCATTTCAGAGAGGCCATGGGTGAAAAATCCAAAGATTCATATCAagtattattgaaaagaaataaattgcCAATGTCATTATTGGACGAGAAAGATACTACTGAATCGCCGACTGCTAAAATCATTGAGACTGAATCTTATTCTTCGACATTTGGTCCTAAACAACAACGTAAGAAACCTAGAGTTGCTGCTTCTAGTTTGGAAGATTTAATAAACGCTGCTGAAGCTGATTCGACTCAATTCcaagaaaaacaagaattgaattcaacTCTTGGATTAATGGGTGGATCTATCTTGGATAAAGATGATTTCACTCAAGAAGCCAAAGAGGCTATTTTCCATAAAGGTCAATCTAAACGTATTTGGAATGAGTTATACAAGGTCATTGACTCTTCTGATGTGGTTATACATGTGTTGGATGCTAGAGATCCAATTGGTACCAGATGTGAATCAGTTGAGAAATACATACGGGATGAATGCCCTCATAAACATTTAATTTATGTTCTAAACAAATGTGATTTAGTTCCAACTTGGGTAGCG GCTGCTTGGGTTAAACATTTATCCAAATCCTTTCCAACATTAGCATTCCATGCTTCTATAACCAATTCGTTCGGTAAAGGTTctttgattcaattattaagaCAATTTTCAACGTTACATTCAGACagaaaacaaatttctGTGGGGTTCATAGGATACCCAAACACTGGTAAATCAAGTATAATAAATACATTGCGTAAGAAGAAAGTTTGTCAAGTTGCTCCTATCCCTGGTGAAACCAAAGTGTGGCAATATATTACTTTGATGAAACGTATATTCTTGATTGATTGTCCTGGGATTGTTCCACCCCTGAGCAAAGATACTGAAGCTGACATTTTATTTAGAGGTGTGGTTAGAGTGGAACATGTGTCTAACCCAGAACAATATATCCCTGATATGTTGCAAAAATGTGAAAGAAAACATCTTGAGAGAACTTATGAAATCAAAGGTTGGAGtaaatttgaagaagaCGAAAGTCTATTGGAAAGAGCAAGTACTGAATTTATAGAATTAATTGCTAGGAAGCAAGGTAGATTGTTGAAAGGTGGTGAACCGGATGAAAGTGGTGTTTCtaaacaaatattgaatgatttCAACCGTGGTAAGATCCCTTGGTTTGTGCCTCCACCAAaggatgaagaaaaagatgaagataaaaCAGGTGAGGATAAGAAAATTGGttacaaaagaaagaggCAGGAAAGAGAAGCTGCTGAGAAAGAGCAACATGACCAAGATGATCGTGAAGAAGAgcaagatgaagatgaaaataataaagaacTAAAGAAAGCTAAATTAGAAGAGTAA
- a CDS encoding RNase of the DEDD superfamily, putative (Similar to S. cerevisiae POP2;~In S. cerevisiae: mediates 3' to 5' mRNA deadenylation), whose amino-acid sequence MNINPHLQYLQQQQQQQQKSQPSQSNQSQSNQSPQFSQLQLQQLQRQQLLNQHLQQQSQSQVPPQLTQQSMGTPTSTNPLLAVLNGGANSNTTSTGNGSLSSNPVLQQLQLQQLQQQAQLQQLQAQQQQQQQQQAIPIIKEVWSSNLEHEFQSLRTFINDKTSKVFIAIHQEIPGIVARPVGTFKSSSDYHFQTLRANSDLLNLIQLSLCVVKISKNETISTPVIWQFNFLYDLSKEMYNEEHLAMLAQTSQINFQLLSTQGIPHFQFAELMIESGLILDDNINWVSFHAGYDLGFFVSLLSNDDLPVDEPDFYWWCAKYFPNFYDLKYIGNQILNKPTTNGAGTNSNTLDEKTNKPSIEYLAEELHLLPISPAIRQHFTNSTFHSQQLTSTLHAYLSMECFKELLRRSNMTLLSRFKGTIWGLGTFSGGGTSINNTNNNGATEDEIVASRINGISTPSTPVGIINKSGMVHFGGRV is encoded by the coding sequence ATGAATATTAATCCACATCTTCaatatttacaacaacaacagcaacagcagcagaAGTCGCAGCCACTGCAGTCGAACCAATCTCAATCAAACCAATCACCTCAGTTTTCTCAAttacaattacaacaattacaGAGACAACAGTTATTGAATCAacatttacaacaacaactgcaACTGCAAGTGCCACCACAATTAACACAACAACTGATGGGAACTCCTACATCAACCAATCCACTATTGGCAGTATTAAATGGAGGTGCAAATTCAAATACTACGTCCACTGGTAATggttcattatcatcaaatcCAGTGttacaacaattacaattgCAACAACTCCAACAACAAGCTCAActtcaacaattacaagctcagcagcaacagcagcaacagcaacaggCTATACCAATCATAAAAGAAGTATGGAGTAGTAATTTGGAACACGAGTTTCAATCGTTAAGAACATTTATCAATGACAAAACATCAAAAGTTTTTATTGCCATTCATCAGGAAATTCCTGGCATAGTTGCTCGACCAGTGGGGACTTTTAAATCTTCTTCAgattatcattttcaaacaTTAAGAGCCAATTCTGATTTGTTAAACTTGAttcaattatcattatGTGTTGTCAAAATATCGAAAAACGAAACAATTAGCACTCCAGTGATTTGgcaatttaattttttgtatgaTTTATCAAAGGAAATGTACAATGAAGAACATTTAGCCATGTTGGCACAAACTTCACAAATTAATTTCCAATTACTTCTGACACAAGGAATCCCACATTTCCAATTTGCAGAATTGATGATTGAAAGTGGATTAATTCTAGatgataatataaattggGTATCTTTCCATGCCGGTTATGATTTAGGGTTTTTTGTTAGTTTATTACTGAATGATGATTTACCCGTAGATGAACCTGACTTTTATTGGTGGTGTGCCAAGTATTTCCCAAACTtttatgatttgaaatatattggcaatcaaatattgaacaaACCTACAACAAATGGAGCAGGAACTAATTCAAATACTTTAgatgaaaaaacaaataaaccTTCAATCGAATATTTGGCAGAGGAATTACATTTATTGCCCATATCACCAGCAATTCGACAACATTTTACCAATTCTACTTTCCATTCACAACAATTAACTTCTACATTACATGCTTACTTGTCAATGGAGTGTTTCAAGGAATTGTTGAGACGGTCAAATATGACATTATTAAGTAGATTCAAAGGTACTATTTGGGGGTTGGGTACTtttagtggtggtggcacCAGCATTAACAATACAAATAATAACGGGGCCactgaagatgaaattgttgctTCAAGAATTAATGGAATTTCTACACCATCCACTCCAGTTGGgataatcaacaaaagtGGTATGGTTCATTTTGGTGGTAGAGTGTAA
- a CDS encoding cell division control protein, putative (Similar to S. cerevisiae CDC50;~In S. cerevisiae: endosomal protein that regulates cell polarity and controls polarized growth): MNFLRKRRSSEDEDDDDILNNDPASSIHKSRKPPNTAFRQQRLKAWQPILTPKSVIPLLILIAIIFTPLGIAIIYTTYNVQDLIVDYSMCNEASNSFENIPKKYTGYHFRGPSSNPNFQWRLDNNNTCVIQFNLAKDLNGPVYLYYKLTNFYQNHRKYVESYDLEQLRGEALSSDDVTDNCKPLKHRVYNGKEKLIYPCGLIANSYFNDTISSPVLLNARNGDNNETYVFSDQGISWPSDRSHKFKKTQYSPDEVVPPPNWDEMYPDGYTKDNMPDLQTWEHLQNWMRTAALPSFYKLYGQNTTQSMSSGTYQISIKMNYPVEVFGGTKSIVITTNTIFGGRNMSLGVIYIIVAVVALVLGIAFLLQYLIKPRKMGDHDYLQDSNGGDITTYRDQL, encoded by the coding sequence ATGAATTTCTTGCGCAAAAGAAGGTCTTCAGAAGAtgaggatgatgatgatattttaaaCAATGATCCTGCCAGCTCCATTCACAAATCAAGAAAACCTCCTAATACTGCATTCAGACAACAACGATTAAAAGCCTGGCAACCAATATTGACACCAAAGTCAGTAATACCATTATTAATCTTAATAGCCATAATATTTACTCCACTAGGTATAGCTATTATTTACACGACATACAACGTACAGGATCTAATTGTCGACTATTCCATGTGTAACGAAGCCTCGAatagttttgaaaatattccTAAGAAGTACACTGGATACCATTTCCGTGGACCCAGTTCCAACCCCAATTTTCAATGGCGTTTGGACAACAATAACACTTGTGTCATACAATTCAATCTTGCTAAGGACTTGAATGGTCCAGTTTACTTGTACTACAAGTTGACgaatttttatcaaaatcatcgTAAATATGTCGAAAGTTATGATTTAGAGCAATTACGAGGGGAAGCCTTGTCAAGTGATGATGTTACTGATAACTGTAAGCCTTTGAAACATCGTGTATATAATGGAAAGGAAAAACTTATTTATCCTTGTGGACTAATCGCAAACAGTTATTTCAATGATACCATATCTAGTCCAGTTTTGTTAAATGCAAGGAACGGTGATAACAATGAAACTTATGTATTTAGCGATCAAGGAATATCTTGGCCACTGGATCGTAGTCACAAGTTCAAGAAGACACAGTATTCACCAGATGAAGTAGTCCCTCCACCAAATTGGGACGAGATGTATCCCGATGGTTATACAAAAGACAATATGCCCGATTTACAAACCTGGGAGCATTTGCAGAACTGGATGAGAACTGCAGCTCTACCTTCATTTTATAAGTTATACGGACAAAATACCACTCAATCGATGTCTAGTGGCACATATCAAATCAGTATTAAAATGAACTACCCAGTTGAAGTATTTGGTGGCACCAAGAGTATAGTCATAACTACAAACACCATATTTGGAGGCAGAAATATGAGTTTAGGGGTTATTTACATTATAGTagctgttgttgctttaGTTTTAGGAATCGCATTTTTGTTGCAGTATTTGATAAAACCTAGAAAAATGGGTGATCATGATTACTTGCAAGACTCAAATGGTGGCGATATAACTACCTACAGAGATCAATTGTAA